A single window of Sneathiella limimaris DNA harbors:
- a CDS encoding heme/hemin ABC transporter substrate-binding protein — MKKLLALALILLTPTFVHGEDLNRIISIGGSLTETVYALGQEAKLVGSDTTSYFPPAAEDLPKVGYMRTLSTEGVLSLKPGAVILTEEAGPPPVLAQLQAANVKLVKLKAAKSLDDVMGNNVELASLLGVPAKGAELNAQMTAALRNLEELKSKQKAAPRVMFLMNHGGAPMVAGKGTSADSIIELAGAENVVQDYERYKPLTPEAAVKYAPDYLIVSTSSLQSVGGIEKFLELPGLALTPAGQQKKVVDMDALLLLGFGPRTVDAAIELNRKLTAK, encoded by the coding sequence ATGAAGAAATTGCTTGCCCTCGCCCTAATTTTACTAACCCCCACATTTGTTCATGGCGAGGACTTAAACCGGATTATCTCAATCGGGGGGAGCCTGACAGAAACGGTCTATGCGCTCGGGCAGGAGGCAAAACTGGTAGGCAGTGACACAACCAGCTATTTCCCGCCCGCAGCCGAAGACCTTCCAAAGGTCGGTTATATGCGCACGCTATCGACAGAAGGAGTTTTATCCCTAAAACCAGGGGCTGTTATCCTGACAGAGGAGGCTGGACCGCCCCCAGTTCTGGCGCAACTTCAAGCTGCGAATGTAAAACTGGTGAAGTTAAAGGCTGCCAAGTCATTGGATGACGTCATGGGCAACAATGTGGAATTGGCGTCACTCTTAGGGGTGCCAGCCAAAGGCGCTGAACTTAATGCCCAAATGACTGCAGCCCTTCGCAATCTGGAGGAGCTGAAATCCAAACAGAAGGCGGCACCGCGGGTCATGTTTCTGATGAACCACGGCGGGGCCCCTATGGTTGCCGGTAAGGGAACTTCTGCAGATAGCATCATTGAACTGGCCGGGGCAGAGAATGTGGTGCAGGATTATGAGCGCTATAAACCGCTGACCCCGGAAGCTGCCGTAAAATATGCCCCGGATTATCTGATCGTTTCCACCAGCTCCCTTCAAAGCGTTGGCGGTATCGAGAAATTTCTAGAACTTCCCGGACTAGCCCTAACACCTGCCGGCCAGCAGAAGAAGGTTGTTGATATGGACGCCTTGCTGTTGCTTGGGTTTGGACCGCGCACCGTGGATGCTGCCATAGAACTTAACAGGAAGCTCACCGCAAAATGA
- a CDS encoding heme ABC transporter ATP-binding protein, translating into MLRAQNLSFQIAGKEILVDISVEVNRGQIFGILGPNGAGKSTLLKCLSGYHQPTSGEIYLLDQPLNDYALEDLSHKRAVLTQNITLNFPFKVLEIASMGRGQQSGLGHSEKDLDIAREALKLTDVLHLADRQFTSLSGGEQQRVHMARVLAQLWEQDGALLFLDEPTSALDLKHQFHLFDLCRDLAQQRNYAICVVLHDLHLARQVCDRVQLLRHGQDFASGATEEVLTVEKVSSLYEIPKERVHL; encoded by the coding sequence ATGTTGCGTGCCCAAAATCTCTCTTTCCAGATTGCCGGAAAGGAGATCCTTGTCGATATCTCCGTTGAAGTGAACAGAGGCCAGATCTTCGGCATTCTGGGACCCAATGGAGCGGGAAAATCCACCCTGCTCAAATGCCTGTCCGGATATCATCAACCGACAAGTGGTGAGATCTATCTGCTGGACCAACCCCTTAATGATTATGCACTGGAGGATCTCTCTCATAAAAGAGCGGTTCTAACCCAAAACATCACCCTGAACTTCCCTTTTAAAGTGCTGGAAATTGCCAGTATGGGCCGAGGACAGCAAAGCGGTCTTGGTCATAGCGAGAAGGATCTGGATATTGCGCGGGAAGCCCTGAAGCTAACGGATGTCTTGCATCTAGCGGATCGACAATTTACCAGCCTGTCAGGTGGGGAGCAGCAACGTGTCCATATGGCTCGCGTGCTTGCCCAGCTGTGGGAGCAGGACGGCGCGCTTCTGTTTTTGGATGAGCCCACATCTGCCCTGGATCTGAAACACCAGTTCCATTTGTTTGATCTCTGTCGGGATTTGGCTCAACAGCGAAATTACGCTATCTGCGTCGTGCTCCATGATCTGCACCTGGCGCGGCAGGTGTGCGATCGGGTTCAACTCCTTCGGCATGGGCAGGATTTTGCCTCCGGCGCGACAGAAGAGGTGTTGACGGTTGAAAAGGTCAGCAGCCTCTATGAGATCCCGAAAGAACGGGTACACCTTTAG
- a CDS encoding oxidoreductase, with translation MDQLFQPFTLPCGRILKNRIVKSAMSDSLGDGQGNPTEAQIRLYERWAEGGLAVAIIGEVQGNPNFAEKPGNLVLRPDGELDKFRELARRGSVNGAELWLQLGHAGAMSHPPISTPKGPSPLDIAGLKSDGYSRAELQDVSTEFAATAALAKKLGFGGVQIHAAHGFLLSQFLSPLFNKRTDHYGGSIENRMRLLLEVIQQVRAAVGPDFPIAVKLNATDQLEGGLEEEDALKVVAALDATSIDLIDISGGTYFPGAKSASDGLGKGPYFLDFAAQARPLTKKPLMATGGFKDPRQAIDAVKSGAVDLVGMARAFVLDPAFPKKWQSGDKAPLPFPRFTSPPEGGITAWYSMQLTHLGGDEPVEDASTLPAALQAYEARDEARNKLWRKRFRS, from the coding sequence ATGGATCAGCTATTCCAGCCCTTTACATTACCCTGCGGTCGAATTTTAAAGAACCGTATTGTCAAATCTGCGATGTCAGACTCTCTGGGAGATGGCCAGGGAAATCCTACGGAAGCCCAGATCCGGCTTTATGAGCGATGGGCGGAAGGCGGGCTTGCGGTTGCTATTATCGGTGAGGTCCAGGGAAATCCTAATTTTGCCGAAAAGCCGGGAAATCTGGTTCTTCGGCCTGATGGTGAATTGGATAAATTTCGCGAACTTGCAAGGCGTGGGTCCGTAAATGGCGCTGAGCTTTGGCTGCAGCTTGGTCATGCTGGGGCCATGTCTCATCCTCCCATCAGTACACCCAAAGGACCCAGTCCCCTTGATATCGCTGGTTTGAAATCGGACGGATACAGCCGGGCGGAACTGCAAGACGTATCTACTGAATTTGCTGCGACGGCAGCGCTTGCAAAAAAGCTCGGTTTTGGCGGCGTACAAATTCATGCGGCCCATGGTTTCTTGCTCAGTCAATTTTTGTCGCCTCTTTTTAACAAGCGGACTGATCACTATGGCGGGTCCATTGAAAATAGAATGCGCCTGTTATTAGAGGTAATTCAACAGGTTCGCGCCGCTGTCGGTCCGGATTTTCCCATTGCCGTTAAACTGAATGCAACAGATCAGCTTGAAGGTGGTCTGGAGGAAGAGGATGCACTCAAAGTCGTCGCTGCATTGGATGCGACCTCAATTGACTTGATTGATATCAGCGGCGGCACCTATTTTCCGGGGGCAAAATCCGCATCCGACGGGCTTGGTAAGGGGCCCTATTTTTTGGATTTCGCGGCACAGGCGCGACCTTTGACAAAGAAGCCACTGATGGCGACAGGTGGTTTCAAGGACCCCCGGCAAGCCATCGATGCGGTTAAATCAGGTGCGGTCGATTTGGTTGGAATGGCACGCGCTTTCGTTCTGGATCCAGCATTTCCAAAGAAATGGCAATCAGGTGACAAAGCTCCCCTGCCGTTCCCAAGATTTACCTCTCCACCCGAGGGAGGAATTACAGCCTGGTACAGCATGCAGCTCACCCACCTCGGCGGAGATGAACCTGTTGAGGATGCTTCAACCCTTCCAGCCGCACTTCAGGCTTATGAAGCACGTGATGAAGCGCGCAATAAGCTCTGGCGGAAACGGTTCAGGTCTTAA
- a CDS encoding winged helix-turn-helix transcriptional regulator, with amino-acid sequence MKWKDLQNEDCPVARGLSVMGDRWTLLLLRDCFLGVRRFDDFQKNLGVTRHVLADRLKLLCDRGVLEKRPYQDRPKRYEYKLTEKGKAFFPVLMTLINWADEEFPTDSSSPYEFVARDTGKKLKPELTDANTGERLELRNIIRKVSGQTEEVS; translated from the coding sequence ATGAAATGGAAAGATTTGCAAAATGAAGACTGCCCGGTAGCAAGGGGACTATCCGTTATGGGGGATCGCTGGACCCTCCTTCTGCTTCGGGACTGTTTTCTCGGGGTGCGCCGGTTCGATGATTTCCAGAAAAATCTCGGGGTTACCCGCCATGTGCTGGCGGATCGCTTGAAGCTTCTCTGTGATCGCGGGGTATTGGAAAAAAGGCCCTATCAGGATCGCCCGAAACGCTATGAATATAAACTGACGGAGAAGGGGAAGGCCTTCTTTCCGGTCTTGATGACGCTCATCAACTGGGCTGATGAAGAATTCCCCACCGACAGTTCCTCACCCTATGAGTTTGTTGCTCGTGACACAGGTAAAAAACTGAAGCCGGAATTGACGGATGCCAATACTGGGGAGCGGCTGGAGCTGCGGAATATCATTCGCAAGGTGAGCGGACAGACCGAAGAAGTCTCCTAA
- a CDS encoding tryptophan 7-halogenase, whose product MSEPITEITIVGGGTAGWLTAAFLVRYMNANKKESPTKITLIESPNVPTIGVGEATVPSMSDLLRSLAISEREFFRRCNASFKLGVRFVNWSHDHKGNATSFIHPFDGNSAQLGGQNPAYHFHKFGGPNGKRNIDDVLSASVGAIRAKRGPKTLDQGDYEKTLNYAYHLDAGKFAEFLRDISIERGVNHVLDDVEAVNLDEKGFVSSLTLQRNGEHPIQLVVDCTGFKGVIINEALGVKRQDYSKYLLNNRALAVQIPHEDVTQIEPCTTSTALGAGWVWNVPLFNRVGTGYVFSSDFRSDDEAIAEFLAHLGPRGEGAEPRAIPVHIGGMEKTWEKNCIAIGLSAGFIEPLESTAIYMIENSIKMLLLNFPDMSFPASLARRFNETTDRMMESIRDFIVLHYCINNRQDSEYWRVAREEMEIPDSLAEMLDEYQHTLPLTTPFDRTFLFNRMSFETVLFAKDYFKDTTFPAERFIRKEDWVKRVTQMKNREKALIKKLPGHYELLTAFRGEGTAKPAAAPNPYGNLAAAYSSKATVGVPMGGQPTVMFGGQSAKPNISFKPKEKSKSDFSEPSIL is encoded by the coding sequence GTGTCAGAACCAATCACGGAAATCACCATCGTCGGCGGCGGAACAGCCGGTTGGCTTACGGCCGCTTTTCTTGTTCGCTACATGAACGCCAACAAGAAGGAATCGCCTACCAAAATCACGCTGATTGAATCGCCGAATGTGCCGACGATTGGCGTTGGGGAAGCGACCGTGCCCAGCATGTCTGACCTGCTTCGCAGTCTCGCCATTTCGGAGCGGGAATTTTTCAGGCGCTGTAACGCCTCTTTCAAGCTGGGGGTGCGCTTCGTCAACTGGTCCCATGATCACAAAGGCAATGCGACGTCTTTCATTCATCCTTTTGATGGCAACAGTGCCCAGCTTGGCGGACAAAATCCCGCCTACCATTTTCATAAGTTCGGTGGCCCCAACGGCAAACGGAATATTGATGATGTTCTGTCCGCCAGTGTCGGCGCCATCCGCGCAAAAAGAGGACCCAAAACCCTGGATCAGGGGGATTACGAAAAAACACTGAATTATGCCTATCACCTGGATGCTGGAAAATTTGCTGAATTCCTGAGAGACATTTCCATTGAGCGCGGCGTGAACCATGTGCTTGATGACGTGGAAGCCGTCAACCTGGATGAGAAGGGGTTTGTCTCCAGCCTGACCCTGCAACGGAATGGCGAACACCCCATCCAGCTTGTCGTTGACTGCACCGGTTTTAAAGGGGTTATCATCAATGAAGCCTTGGGTGTCAAGCGTCAGGATTACAGCAAATATCTGTTGAACAACCGGGCCCTTGCCGTTCAAATTCCCCATGAAGACGTGACCCAGATCGAGCCATGCACAACCTCAACAGCACTGGGCGCAGGGTGGGTCTGGAATGTACCGCTGTTTAACCGGGTTGGAACCGGTTATGTCTTTTCCAGCGATTTCAGATCCGATGATGAAGCCATAGCGGAGTTCCTTGCTCATCTCGGCCCTCGCGGCGAAGGCGCTGAGCCCCGCGCTATTCCGGTGCATATCGGTGGAATGGAAAAAACCTGGGAGAAAAACTGTATCGCGATCGGCCTGTCAGCTGGCTTTATCGAACCATTGGAATCCACAGCCATCTATATGATTGAAAATTCCATCAAGATGCTGCTGCTCAATTTCCCCGATATGTCCTTCCCCGCATCGCTGGCGCGGCGGTTTAATGAAACAACTGACCGGATGATGGAATCCATTCGGGATTTCATCGTCCTGCATTACTGCATCAACAACCGACAGGATAGCGAGTACTGGCGGGTTGCGCGGGAGGAAATGGAAATCCCGGACAGCCTTGCGGAGATGCTGGATGAGTATCAGCATACCCTGCCGCTAACCACACCGTTTGACCGGACGTTCCTTTTCAACCGCATGAGCTTTGAGACAGTTCTTTTTGCCAAGGATTATTTCAAGGACACCACATTTCCAGCAGAGCGGTTCATTCGAAAAGAAGACTGGGTCAAACGGGTTACCCAAATGAAGAACCGGGAAAAGGCACTGATCAAAAAGTTGCCAGGTCATTATGAATTGCTCACGGCATTTCGGGGAGAGGGTACTGCAAAGCCTGCTGCTGCCCCAAATCCTTATGGCAATCTGGCCGCGGCTTATTCGTCAAAAGCAACGGTTGGCGTACCCATGGGCGGGCAACCAACAGTGATGTTTGGCGGGCAAAGTGCCAAGCCCAATATCAGTTTCAAGCCTAAGGAAAAATCAAAAAGCGACTTTTCGGAACCGAGTATCCTTTAA
- a CDS encoding FecCD family ABC transporter permease, which produces MIAALRRFTAADRFSEKPPILGILIALAVLVLLAALFGASMGAIEIPVIQMISGTLSEFHQQVLVSIRIPRVLLAILVGAALGISGAAMQGIFRNPLADPTLIGITGGAALSVAFVIVFAGALTGIGGLYGLGFAAFIGGTITSLLILRLARISGVFSVTHMLLAGIAINALTFAGVGFLSFLSTDQQLREISMWTMGSLGGAMWEPVLVTATIILPCVFMITRKARELNILLLGEENATYIGVDTHKLKRVIVICAALCVGASVSVSGVIGFIGLVVPHLIRLTFGADHKLLIPGSALFGAALLLFADTIARTVAAPTEIPVGILTSLVGGPFFLWLLIRQSRGQI; this is translated from the coding sequence ATGATTGCTGCCTTAAGGCGGTTTACCGCAGCAGACAGGTTTTCGGAAAAACCGCCAATACTTGGGATCCTTATCGCCCTTGCAGTTCTTGTGCTGCTCGCTGCCCTGTTTGGGGCAAGTATGGGCGCTATTGAAATTCCCGTCATCCAGATGATTTCGGGAACCCTTTCTGAATTCCATCAGCAGGTCCTTGTCAGCATTCGAATACCCCGCGTCCTGCTGGCCATATTGGTTGGAGCAGCACTCGGCATCTCAGGGGCAGCTATGCAGGGAATTTTCCGCAACCCACTTGCTGATCCGACACTCATCGGGATTACGGGCGGCGCCGCTTTGAGTGTCGCCTTTGTGATTGTTTTTGCAGGGGCACTCACCGGTATCGGTGGTCTTTATGGGCTCGGCTTTGCCGCGTTCATCGGGGGCACCATCACTTCCCTCCTCATCCTTCGGTTGGCGCGCATTTCCGGTGTCTTTTCCGTCACCCATATGCTGCTGGCCGGCATTGCAATCAATGCTCTCACCTTTGCAGGGGTTGGCTTTCTGAGCTTTCTCAGCACGGATCAGCAGCTCAGGGAAATTTCCATGTGGACCATGGGCAGCCTTGGCGGCGCCATGTGGGAGCCGGTTCTGGTCACGGCCACCATCATCCTGCCTTGCGTCTTTATGATCACCCGCAAGGCCCGAGAGCTCAACATTCTTTTGCTGGGAGAAGAGAACGCCACTTATATCGGTGTGGATACCCATAAACTGAAACGTGTTATTGTAATTTGCGCGGCCCTTTGTGTTGGCGCATCTGTTTCGGTGAGCGGCGTTATTGGCTTTATTGGCCTTGTGGTACCGCATCTCATCCGACTGACCTTTGGGGCAGATCACAAACTGCTTATTCCCGGATCCGCGCTTTTTGGGGCAGCGCTTCTTCTTTTTGCAGATACGATTGCAAGAACGGTTGCAGCACCCACCGAAATTCCGGTAGGTATCCTCACCAGTCTAGTCGGGGGGCCCTTTTTCTTATGGCTTCTCATCCGTCAGAGCAGAGGACAAATCTGA
- the def gene encoding peptide deformylase translates to MTTRKLSLVVAPDPIFRQKAKPVAEVTDETRDYVRQMFDILETEKGIGIGANMVGLTEQIIVIHMKDGGPGDYLAMINPQILQSSEETQEFEEASLSYPGISASITRPAQIEVQYLDQQGEERTLKADGFLSTVIQHEMDYLQGRTYLDHLSRLKRNTLLRKYQKLRQGR, encoded by the coding sequence ATGACAACACGTAAACTCTCTCTGGTGGTTGCCCCAGATCCAATCTTTCGTCAGAAAGCCAAACCGGTTGCAGAGGTCACGGATGAAACCCGGGATTATGTGCGCCAGATGTTTGATATTCTTGAGACTGAGAAGGGGATCGGAATTGGTGCCAATATGGTGGGCCTGACAGAGCAGATTATTGTGATCCATATGAAAGACGGAGGCCCAGGTGATTATCTTGCCATGATCAATCCGCAAATCCTGCAAAGCTCTGAAGAGACACAAGAGTTTGAAGAAGCGTCTTTAAGCTACCCCGGCATTTCGGCTTCGATTACCCGTCCTGCCCAAATCGAGGTTCAGTATCTGGATCAACAGGGAGAAGAGAGAACCTTAAAAGCAGATGGGTTTCTCTCCACCGTCATTCAGCATGAGATGGATTACTTGCAGGGGCGCACTTACCTTGATCACCTATCTCGCCTCAAACGCAATACGCTTCTTCGGAAATACCAAAAGCTTCGTCAAGGGCGCTAA
- a CDS encoding energy transducer TonB: MVVSRSMDMGDLVRWGGVLTLSLFVHGYLFNSIDLSAKPNPIPPVEQIQISIQTLSAPKSEPVPEATPAEIPPEPVSVQKPVEEVIEPAVLPEPPAPVKPSVDVETQDFAAADWQKFEPVKDMVEPIEKKVEPTPEPKPVEKVEPVPTPRLVAKKPSLPEPPQQVAEKIVEKPAVKPETVKPKKPIETPQVAKLAPAPEAKKTEKPVQKHVEQPSQPTKSSVSDDQGHSNSTVIQNAKYRKRTPPVYPKRAYDLGQQGLVTLTALIEPNGKTRELKIETSSGHRLLDKAAMAAVKKWEFEPLVRNGVRVSSWVRVPVSFVIN; the protein is encoded by the coding sequence ATGGTAGTCTCTCGGTCAATGGACATGGGTGATCTGGTGCGATGGGGTGGGGTTCTCACCCTGTCGCTCTTTGTCCATGGGTATCTTTTCAACTCCATTGACCTGAGCGCCAAACCAAACCCAATTCCACCTGTTGAGCAAATCCAGATCTCAATTCAGACACTGTCAGCACCAAAATCAGAACCGGTACCCGAGGCCACGCCTGCCGAGATACCGCCGGAACCCGTGTCCGTTCAAAAGCCTGTTGAAGAGGTGATTGAGCCTGCAGTCCTGCCCGAACCCCCTGCCCCGGTTAAGCCTAGTGTTGATGTTGAAACTCAGGATTTTGCCGCTGCCGACTGGCAGAAATTCGAGCCGGTTAAAGACATGGTTGAACCGATTGAGAAAAAGGTTGAACCAACGCCAGAACCAAAGCCCGTTGAAAAGGTAGAGCCGGTGCCAACACCGCGTCTTGTGGCCAAAAAGCCAAGCCTGCCGGAACCACCCCAACAGGTAGCGGAAAAGATTGTCGAAAAGCCGGCTGTCAAACCAGAGACGGTCAAGCCTAAAAAGCCAATCGAAACGCCACAGGTTGCCAAACTGGCACCCGCCCCTGAGGCAAAAAAGACTGAAAAACCTGTCCAGAAACACGTTGAGCAACCTTCTCAACCAACGAAATCATCTGTCTCTGACGATCAGGGACACAGCAACTCCACCGTAATTCAAAACGCCAAATACCGAAAGCGCACCCCACCGGTCTACCCAAAGCGGGCCTATGACCTGGGTCAACAGGGTCTTGTAACCCTGACCGCACTGATTGAACCGAACGGCAAAACTAGAGAGCTGAAAATCGAAACATCGTCCGGCCATCGTCTGCTGGACAAGGCCGCGATGGCGGCTGTGAAAAAGTGGGAGTTCGAACCGCTGGTTCGAAATGGAGTGAGAGTTTCAAGCTGGGTCCGAGTACCCGTGAGCTTTGTCATTAACTAA
- a CDS encoding ExbD/TolR family protein — protein sequence MISAGGAGIGEQEEDGGFLPDLTTLLDILFILLVFFILTAGAVYRSLDLTLPKSVSEQQTRTAEQKHIMLELRADNYAVDGTEFSDLEGLKKALEDTLAQKPEHKLVIAGDKSVSLERLLGVLTYLQSQGIEAANILMQKESTP from the coding sequence ATGATTAGCGCCGGCGGAGCTGGTATTGGGGAACAGGAAGAGGATGGCGGGTTTCTGCCCGACCTGACCACTCTTCTGGATATCCTGTTTATCCTGCTGGTTTTTTTCATTCTGACGGCTGGTGCTGTTTATCGGTCGCTGGATCTGACCTTGCCAAAATCGGTGAGCGAACAGCAGACCCGCACCGCCGAACAGAAACACATCATGCTGGAACTTCGCGCTGACAATTATGCGGTGGATGGCACCGAGTTTTCCGATCTGGAAGGTTTGAAAAAAGCGCTTGAAGATACACTGGCCCAAAAACCGGAACACAAACTGGTCATCGCAGGGGATAAATCCGTCTCACTTGAGCGGCTCCTTGGTGTTTTGACTTATCTGCAATCTCAAGGGATTGAGGCTGCAAATATCCTGATGCAAAAAGAAAGTACCCCATGA
- a CDS encoding alpha/beta hydrolase encodes MQTDIQSPPEVAVEPFPTLIDRSETSKQPRKSKKPGFGILVFLALNRLASSTSTGWGSKRLQKIFETPQRHSIPQKEQQWLKSAKQDWFDHEGHRAAVYTFGQGHKKALLVHGLSGRAGQLSAFADPLLEEGYQVIALDLPAHGNAPGKRISMPAIARLLAAFQKSYGDIDTLIAHSNGAAATTLALSFGMQIEKVIYLAPPEDLKGYLYRLSKLIGFNAKVTRHAEAQLATRYGLPFDAVRGSTLSKNYKLPALIFHDLKDKMVPFEEGERLAKSWQDAVFVRTGGLGHNRILQEPEVIAISREFLRRNSS; translated from the coding sequence ATGCAGACGGATATTCAATCCCCGCCAGAAGTGGCAGTAGAGCCCTTTCCCACCTTGATCGACCGAAGCGAAACTTCCAAACAGCCGCGAAAGTCTAAGAAGCCGGGATTTGGTATTTTGGTTTTTCTTGCCCTTAACCGACTTGCGAGTTCCACCTCCACCGGATGGGGTAGCAAGCGTTTGCAAAAAATATTCGAAACGCCGCAACGGCATTCAATCCCCCAAAAGGAACAGCAATGGCTGAAGAGTGCAAAACAGGATTGGTTTGATCACGAAGGACATCGCGCGGCTGTCTACACGTTTGGGCAAGGCCACAAAAAAGCGCTTCTGGTTCACGGGCTTTCTGGTCGGGCCGGGCAGCTCTCCGCCTTTGCAGATCCGTTGCTGGAAGAGGGGTATCAGGTCATAGCCCTGGATCTTCCTGCCCATGGAAATGCACCGGGCAAGCGCATCTCAATGCCGGCAATTGCTCGGCTACTAGCGGCTTTTCAGAAATCATACGGCGACATTGACACGCTTATCGCTCACTCCAACGGGGCGGCGGCAACCACCCTTGCACTTTCCTTTGGGATGCAAATTGAAAAAGTGATCTATCTGGCCCCCCCAGAAGATCTGAAAGGTTACCTCTATCGGTTATCCAAGCTGATCGGGTTTAATGCGAAGGTCACAAGGCATGCTGAAGCACAATTGGCCACGCGATATGGATTGCCATTTGACGCCGTTCGTGGCTCTACCCTATCCAAAAATTACAAACTCCCTGCCCTCATTTTTCATGATCTGAAGGATAAGATGGTCCCGTTTGAAGAAGGGGAACGGCTAGCCAAAAGCTGGCAGGATGCGGTTTTCGTGCGGACCGGCGGACTTGGTCACAACCGCATTTTGCAGGAGCCGGAAGTGATTGCGATCAGCAGAGAGTTTTTAAGGCGCAATTCTAGTTAA
- a CDS encoding hemin-degrading factor — translation MTQEISELASRYEAMKAENPSMRIRNIAEALGVSEAELLATRIGKDVIRLENRPKEILAELEPLGEVMALTRNESCVNENKGIYKGAKFFERGKMNMGLFVTPEIDLRLFMDHWTFTFAVTDETKAGTKKSLQFFDKSGEALHKIHLTNHSDEAAYDAVVAKYQAEDQNPALALTAYPAPAADLPDEEIDWEGLRTSWENMKDTHDFFGMLRKYKVGREQAFRKIGTDLAYEVDTDAVRKVVEMAREKECEIMIFVGNRGCIQIFTGAVNKLVDYGTWFNIMDPKYTMHLNEAEITRCWVTKKPTVDGDVTALEVFDKDGNIIATFFGKRKPGEKELDTWREIIAALSPRKVANAA, via the coding sequence ATGACACAAGAGATATCTGAGCTGGCGTCACGCTATGAAGCGATGAAAGCAGAAAACCCGTCAATGCGGATCCGCAACATCGCTGAGGCGTTGGGCGTATCTGAAGCAGAACTATTGGCAACCAGGATTGGGAAGGATGTTATCCGTCTGGAGAACCGGCCCAAAGAAATCCTCGCCGAGCTGGAACCACTGGGAGAGGTAATGGCCCTGACCCGCAATGAAAGCTGCGTCAATGAAAACAAGGGTATCTATAAGGGCGCAAAATTCTTTGAGCGGGGCAAAATGAACATGGGTCTTTTTGTGACGCCAGAAATTGATCTGCGCCTGTTCATGGATCATTGGACCTTTACCTTTGCCGTGACCGACGAGACAAAAGCGGGCACAAAAAAGAGCCTGCAGTTCTTTGATAAATCCGGCGAAGCGCTTCACAAGATTCACCTAACCAATCATTCTGATGAAGCAGCTTATGACGCTGTTGTTGCCAAATATCAGGCAGAAGATCAGAACCCGGCACTGGCGCTCACGGCCTATCCAGCACCTGCCGCAGATCTTCCCGATGAAGAGATCGATTGGGAGGGCCTTCGCACTTCCTGGGAGAACATGAAAGATACCCACGATTTCTTTGGCATGCTCCGTAAATACAAGGTTGGCCGGGAACAGGCATTTCGCAAGATCGGCACTGACCTTGCCTATGAGGTCGACACGGATGCCGTTCGCAAAGTCGTCGAGATGGCTCGCGAAAAGGAATGCGAGATCATGATCTTTGTTGGCAATAGAGGTTGCATTCAGATCTTCACCGGTGCGGTCAACAAGCTGGTGGATTATGGCACCTGGTTCAACATCATGGACCCAAAATACACCATGCATCTGAACGAGGCTGAAATCACCCGGTGCTGGGTTACCAAGAAGCCAACCGTTGATGGAGATGTGACGGCTCTGGAAGTTTTTGACAAGGACGGCAACATTATCGCCACGTTCTTTGGCAAGCGCAAACCAGGTGAGAAGGAGCTCGACACCTGGCGGGAAATCATTGCTGCCTTGAGCCCACGGAAGGTGGCAAATGCCGCTTGA
- a CDS encoding MotA/TolQ/ExbB proton channel family protein, producing MPLEILLSDSFEKLGVMGWPLLVSSILAAMIILERAIFFLLVDFNGRKLSKRLMGILNIHKAEPKALRDEVVSLAVSENARPLARGLNLLKLVAAVAPLLGLLGTILGIIDAFRVIAAADAPVTPNMIADGLWEALLTTAFGLMIALPSVISAGIFQSHKQRIIETVVARLNAQSLSFELEKTSHGIDQSNANSSNQHRIAS from the coding sequence ATGCCGCTTGAGATCCTGCTATCAGACAGCTTTGAAAAGCTGGGTGTTATGGGCTGGCCACTTCTGGTCAGCTCAATCCTGGCAGCCATGATTATTCTCGAGCGCGCGATTTTTTTCCTGCTGGTGGATTTCAACGGCCGCAAATTGAGCAAGCGATTGATGGGTATTCTCAATATCCATAAAGCCGAGCCAAAAGCCTTGCGTGATGAAGTTGTTAGCCTGGCCGTCAGCGAAAATGCGAGGCCGCTTGCCCGAGGGTTAAACCTGCTCAAACTGGTTGCGGCTGTCGCACCGCTGCTTGGACTTTTGGGAACGATCCTAGGAATTATTGATGCGTTTCGGGTCATTGCGGCGGCGGATGCACCGGTGACCCCAAACATGATCGCGGATGGTTTGTGGGAAGCATTACTGACCACTGCATTCGGACTGATGATTGCTCTGCCATCTGTAATCAGTGCCGGCATTTTTCAGAGCCACAAGCAGCGGATCATTGAAACTGTGGTTGCCCGCTTAAATGCCCAGTCCCTGAGTTTCGAACTTGAGAAAACCAGCCACGGTATAGATCAATCCAATGCCAATTCCTCTAATCAACACAGGATCGCCTCATGA